Proteins encoded within one genomic window of Rubripirellula tenax:
- a CDS encoding dihydroorotate dehydrogenase, which translates to MDLSVSLGRLQLKNPIMVASGTFGYAREMEGIVDVPRLGAVLPKTITAEPRVGNAPWRTVETTAGLLNAIGLDNDGVDAFLENHLPYLAALGTSVVVSVAGRTEDDFVQLARRVGEREGVSAIELNLSCPNVSGGIDFGTNAKSCQSVVAAARAATDVPILAKLTPNVTRIDEIARGAADGGADAVCLINTVLGIAVDWRKRKPMLGNGMGGLSGPAIKPIALRCVHQVASAVDIPIIGIGGIATIDDVMQFLVTGASAVQIGTANYYDPTVSTRLIDELPSALAEIGATTVGQCVRTLNK; encoded by the coding sequence GTGGACCTCTCCGTATCGCTTGGCCGTTTGCAGCTTAAGAATCCGATCATGGTTGCTTCGGGCACGTTTGGTTACGCCCGTGAAATGGAAGGCATCGTCGACGTTCCTCGGCTCGGCGCGGTGCTTCCAAAGACCATCACCGCCGAACCTCGCGTCGGAAACGCGCCTTGGCGAACGGTCGAAACCACCGCCGGATTGCTCAACGCGATCGGGTTGGACAACGACGGCGTTGACGCGTTCTTAGAGAATCACCTTCCTTACTTGGCTGCATTGGGCACGTCGGTTGTGGTCAGCGTTGCCGGTCGAACCGAAGACGATTTTGTTCAGTTGGCGCGTCGTGTCGGTGAACGCGAGGGAGTCTCGGCAATCGAGCTGAACCTTTCTTGTCCCAATGTCAGCGGTGGCATCGACTTTGGCACCAACGCCAAGTCATGCCAAAGCGTTGTCGCGGCGGCGCGCGCGGCGACGGACGTGCCGATCCTGGCCAAGCTGACGCCGAATGTGACTCGCATCGACGAGATTGCTCGCGGTGCAGCCGACGGCGGCGCCGACGCGGTCTGCCTGATCAACACGGTTTTAGGCATCGCCGTTGACTGGCGAAAACGCAAGCCGATGCTGGGTAACGGCATGGGCGGATTGAGCGGCCCCGCGATCAAGCCGATCGCGCTTCGGTGTGTGCACCAAGTCGCTTCGGCCGTCGACATCCCGATCATTGGGATCGGCGGTATTGCAACGATCGATGACGTGATGCAGTTCTTGGTGACCGGCGCCAGTGCCGTTCAGATTGGAACGGCGAACTACTATGACCCGACCGTATCGACGCGGCTGATCGACGAACTACCATCCGCCTTGGCAGAGATCGGTGCCACCACCGTCGGCCAGTGCGTTCGCACGCTGAACAAGTAG
- a CDS encoding phosphopantothenoylcysteine decarboxylase domain-containing protein produces MARILITSGPTRQYLDPVRYLTNASSGRMGSALAAAALNLGHEVVVISGPVSVEYPNAATVIPVISTDEMLQAAVETFKTCDGAIGAAAPCDYMPREMQTQKISKTGKPLAIELVETPDVVATLGQNKRHDQWVVGFALETEDRHFRAIVKLERKHCDLMVSNGPAAIDAADNEVELLDRDGAVIEAIQGTKEHVADRLLKQIHDRLIR; encoded by the coding sequence GTGGCCCGAATCTTGATCACCTCTGGTCCGACGCGTCAATATCTTGACCCGGTTCGCTATTTGACCAACGCGTCGAGTGGGCGGATGGGATCGGCGTTGGCCGCCGCTGCGCTGAACCTTGGCCACGAAGTCGTCGTCATCTCGGGTCCGGTGTCGGTCGAGTACCCCAACGCGGCAACGGTCATACCCGTCATCTCGACCGACGAGATGCTGCAAGCCGCCGTCGAAACATTCAAGACGTGCGACGGCGCGATCGGTGCCGCAGCGCCATGTGATTACATGCCGCGAGAAATGCAAACGCAAAAGATTTCCAAGACAGGCAAGCCGCTTGCCATCGAGTTGGTCGAAACGCCCGATGTCGTCGCCACGCTCGGCCAAAATAAACGACATGACCAATGGGTCGTCGGCTTCGCTTTGGAAACGGAAGACCGACACTTCCGCGCGATCGTTAAATTGGAACGCAAACATTGTGACTTGATGGTGTCCAATGGTCCCGCGGCGATCGATGCGGCCGACAACGAAGTCGAACTGCTTGATCGCGACGGTGCGGTCATCGAAGCCATCCAAGGCACCAAAGAACACGTTGCCGATCGGTTGCTGAAGCAAATCCACGATCGATTGATCCGTTGA
- a CDS encoding TerB family tellurite resistance protein encodes MSTEEIKHRRQQLRNLVVMAFADGQLGEREVHLVADRCAELGLDEYDLQKAVEFGLGDEAALELPTGAEASEELLKDMIRMMAADGHLDESEKRLFALAAAKMSISTADVQRLIDETLSS; translated from the coding sequence ATGAGTACCGAAGAAATCAAACATCGCCGCCAGCAACTCCGCAATCTCGTCGTGATGGCTTTCGCGGACGGCCAGTTAGGCGAACGCGAAGTCCACTTGGTGGCTGACCGCTGTGCCGAGCTGGGGCTAGACGAATACGATCTGCAGAAAGCGGTCGAGTTCGGACTGGGCGACGAGGCCGCCTTGGAACTGCCGACGGGCGCCGAAGCGAGCGAAGAGCTGCTCAAAGACATGATCCGCATGATGGCCGCCGATGGCCATTTGGACGAAAGCGAAAAACGGTTGTTCGCGCTCGCGGCAGCCAAGATGTCGATCTCTACCGCCGACGTGCAGCGGTTGATCGACGAAACGCTTAGTTCGTGA
- a CDS encoding shikimate kinase, translating to MFITRHLYLTGFRGTGKTSVAARLSAAWAVATIDLDDVIETNAGKSIREIFSSGGESHFRDLETEALRVVAAGKPSIVSLGGGAILRAENRELIESTGIRVWLDATPEEICDRVLADASTTERRPALTELSQREEIHRLMAQRRDLYQASADHHVDTTGKSVDEVAKLVMEAVGRNGGENA from the coding sequence ATGTTCATTACGCGCCATCTTTATTTGACCGGTTTTCGCGGGACGGGAAAAACGTCCGTCGCTGCTCGATTGTCGGCCGCCTGGGCCGTCGCGACCATCGACTTGGACGACGTCATCGAAACGAACGCCGGAAAATCGATTCGCGAGATTTTTTCGTCTGGCGGCGAGTCGCATTTCCGCGACCTCGAAACCGAGGCACTTCGCGTCGTCGCGGCCGGCAAGCCGTCGATCGTGTCGTTGGGCGGTGGTGCCATTCTACGTGCCGAGAATCGCGAGTTGATCGAATCGACGGGAATTCGTGTCTGGTTGGATGCGACGCCAGAGGAGATTTGTGATCGCGTGCTCGCCGATGCGTCGACGACAGAGCGCCGGCCGGCGCTGACGGAATTGTCCCAGCGAGAAGAAATCCATCGCCTGATGGCCCAGCGACGGGATTTGTACCAAGCGTCCGCCGACCACCACGTCGACACGACGGGCAAGTCGGTTGACGAAGTAGCGAAGTTGGTGATGGAAGCCGTCGGACGAAATGGAGGCGAGAACGCCTGA
- a CDS encoding GDSL-type esterase/lipase family protein gives MTKIVADDKRGRRRRVMIAMAVTLSLLPFFAIEWAVRTFATVPDAVDVDPVAGMEHLRPLFELDAESQRYVIPDWRLKFFYPDSFAQTKPAGTRRIFVLGGSTVAGRPYATETAFSTWLRLRLEAAAPEAKFEVVNCGGVSYASYRVSKLLDEVLRFEPDAIVLYTGHNEFLEDRSYAAVRELGWGRRAATRVAAHWATVGWLQRKFASHADPTNAVTLSAEVDTRLDHVGGLDAYRDDPGWRREVESQFHQTLTKMIDTTKAAGVPMIACVPAGDLINTPPFKSDTSNAHTNAMACYMIGRSRFEGGRSDEAKQLLVMARESDLCPLRATTAIVDSVRVLCKQSGVPVVDTERILDTRDFRGARVPDGIVDPQFFADHVHPTIAGHQRIADAIANQFASLGWIQIDDGAADRYEDAARRHLDSLDETYYARGDQRLAGLKRWAAGRGGSPIAEDEKPLE, from the coding sequence ATGACAAAAATAGTTGCCGACGACAAGCGAGGTCGCCGCCGAAGGGTGATGATCGCGATGGCCGTCACGCTTTCGCTTCTGCCGTTTTTCGCCATCGAGTGGGCGGTGCGGACGTTCGCGACGGTTCCCGACGCGGTCGACGTCGATCCCGTTGCCGGGATGGAGCATCTGCGCCCGTTGTTCGAATTGGATGCAGAATCGCAACGCTACGTCATACCCGATTGGCGACTGAAATTCTTTTATCCTGATTCGTTTGCCCAAACCAAGCCGGCTGGCACACGTCGCATCTTCGTATTGGGTGGCTCGACCGTTGCGGGGCGACCGTACGCGACCGAGACGGCGTTTTCGACCTGGTTGCGGTTGCGACTGGAAGCTGCCGCCCCGGAAGCAAAATTCGAGGTCGTCAATTGCGGCGGAGTCTCGTACGCCAGCTATCGCGTCTCGAAACTCCTTGACGAGGTGTTACGCTTCGAACCTGACGCGATCGTTCTGTACACCGGCCACAACGAATTCTTGGAAGACCGATCGTATGCCGCCGTCCGCGAACTCGGATGGGGGCGCCGAGCCGCCACACGCGTCGCCGCGCATTGGGCGACGGTCGGATGGTTGCAACGGAAATTCGCTTCGCACGCCGATCCGACCAACGCCGTGACGCTGTCGGCTGAAGTCGATACGCGACTGGATCACGTCGGTGGTCTCGATGCGTATCGCGACGATCCGGGTTGGCGGCGCGAAGTCGAGAGTCAGTTTCATCAAACGCTTACCAAGATGATTGACACGACGAAAGCCGCCGGTGTGCCGATGATCGCTTGTGTTCCGGCGGGCGACTTGATCAACACGCCTCCGTTCAAGTCCGATACATCGAATGCGCATACCAATGCGATGGCGTGCTACATGATCGGCCGCAGCCGCTTCGAAGGCGGTCGATCGGACGAAGCGAAGCAATTGTTGGTGATGGCCCGCGAAAGCGACTTGTGTCCCCTGCGCGCGACGACTGCGATCGTGGACTCGGTGCGTGTGCTCTGCAAACAATCGGGCGTCCCGGTGGTTGATACCGAGCGGATACTCGACACTCGTGATTTTCGCGGCGCCCGAGTGCCTGATGGGATCGTTGATCCTCAATTCTTTGCCGATCACGTACACCCCACGATCGCCGGCCATCAACGGATCGCCGACGCGATCGCCAATCAATTCGCGAGCTTGGGTTGGATCCAAATCGATGACGGCGCAGCGGATCGTTACGAGGACGCGGCGCGACGTCATTTGGATTCGCTCGACGAAACCTACTATGCCCGAGGCGACCAACGGTTGGCGGGGCTGAAGCGATGGGCGGCGGGGCGTGGTGGAAGCCCGATTGCGGAGGATGAAAAACCGCTAGAATGA
- the lptB gene encoding LPS export ABC transporter ATP-binding protein, with protein MSSENPWVLEAFELQKTYGRRRVVDGVNLHVGRAEIVGLLGPNGAGKSTSFRMICGMIEPDRGRVYLDGVDVTTWPMFRRARDGHMGYLPQEPSVFKKLTVEQNISALLELLGMDRKARKDRTDQLLEEFNITHIRKSKAGGLSGGERRRLEIARCLVSDPKIVMLDEPFAGIDPVTVQSIQQVILQLRESGISVLITDHAAREILGTVDRCYVIYQGQVLIDGTPDEVKQHPKVREEYLGDLDGVDKNHTGVPKPHFRTAPAPERRITDV; from the coding sequence ATGAGTAGCGAAAACCCTTGGGTGTTGGAAGCGTTCGAGCTTCAAAAGACGTACGGTCGCCGCCGCGTCGTCGACGGTGTGAACCTGCACGTCGGCCGCGCCGAGATCGTCGGGTTGCTGGGTCCCAACGGAGCCGGCAAGTCGACCAGCTTTCGAATGATTTGTGGAATGATCGAACCGGATCGTGGCCGCGTCTATCTGGACGGCGTTGATGTCACGACATGGCCAATGTTTCGACGCGCTCGCGACGGGCACATGGGTTATTTGCCGCAAGAACCCAGCGTGTTCAAGAAATTGACCGTCGAACAGAACATCTCGGCGCTGTTGGAATTGTTGGGAATGGATCGCAAGGCCCGCAAAGACCGAACCGATCAACTGCTCGAAGAATTCAACATCACGCACATACGCAAAAGCAAAGCGGGCGGATTGTCAGGCGGCGAGCGACGGCGTTTGGAGATTGCAAGGTGCTTAGTTTCCGACCCGAAAATCGTCATGCTGGATGAACCGTTCGCGGGCATCGATCCGGTCACCGTTCAATCGATCCAACAGGTGATTTTGCAACTGCGTGAAAGCGGCATCAGTGTGTTGATCACCGACCACGCGGCTCGTGAAATTCTGGGCACGGTCGATCGTTGCTATGTCATTTATCAAGGACAAGTGTTGATCGACGGCACTCCCGATGAAGTCAAACAGCATCCGAAGGTTCGCGAAGAATACCTGGGTGACTTGGACGGCGTCGACAAGAATCACACCGGCGTCCCAAAGCCTCACTTCCGAACGGCCCCGGCGCCCGAGCGACGAATCACCGACGTTTAG
- the lepB gene encoding signal peptidase I, giving the protein MARSKNAQRIAQESAAAAAKIDSKTIDSRTPVEKRTETFRIAAQRETVEAFVVAFILALLFRAFLAEAFVIPTGSMAPMLMGAHKDLSCDRCGEPFQVGASRERSGPRTDLVVVGGICPNCRHVNSLDLKDDPNHATFNGDRILVSKFKYMINDPDRWDVIVFKYPGNPKQNYIKRLVGLPNETLSLSHGDVYARPTGTDEVPAILRKAPEKLLAMSQTVCDTDHQSETLIKSNYPSRWQPWSIGATVPPTDSWTVERSADGLTAEVKSASGDAKWLRYFHHFATDEQWKAADEGKSLADADAYASGAITDFYAYDSYIHVPAGYVYADRPSAAGGGGLERTLNGGYSNGEFNRDYDSSAGPEQFRGVAIWGGQDNGRQQLGRDGLHWVGDLIFDADLETATGTQSATIELIEAGVKYQCQIDLKSGKATLSIIDALASDSAAIPFSDGTTNPSATTGVTAGSRHAIRMSNCDDQIVLWIDDKVVSFDSPTTYDARKFRNRDEDRPRWTAAHPLDASPVGIAVEGGEATVRHLKLRRDKYYIATKDSSFGGIFDYDMNMMFRLANNGIGLGEIQSILGSPKRWDDFVGWPTRREVTFVLEQDQFFPMGDNSPESLDARCWAGTKGQFPLPRGVNEDAWKWSKDSYVPRDLLVGKALVVFWPHSWNSPVPFTPNFKRIKLIR; this is encoded by the coding sequence ATGGCTCGCAGCAAGAACGCTCAACGAATCGCCCAGGAATCTGCTGCTGCGGCCGCAAAAATCGATTCCAAAACCATCGATTCCCGCACACCGGTCGAGAAACGAACCGAGACCTTTCGCATCGCCGCCCAGCGCGAGACCGTCGAAGCATTCGTGGTCGCGTTCATTCTGGCGCTGCTTTTTCGTGCTTTTTTAGCCGAAGCCTTCGTAATTCCCACCGGATCAATGGCGCCAATGTTGATGGGCGCCCACAAGGACCTTTCCTGTGACCGCTGTGGCGAACCATTTCAAGTCGGTGCCAGCCGCGAGCGGTCGGGTCCACGAACCGACCTGGTTGTCGTGGGCGGTATTTGCCCGAATTGCCGCCACGTCAATTCGTTGGACCTGAAAGACGATCCCAACCACGCTACGTTCAACGGCGACCGAATCTTGGTCAGCAAGTTCAAGTACATGATCAACGACCCCGATCGATGGGACGTGATCGTGTTCAAGTACCCGGGCAATCCGAAACAGAATTACATCAAGCGATTGGTCGGCCTTCCAAACGAAACCCTCTCGCTCTCCCACGGCGACGTTTACGCGCGTCCGACGGGGACCGACGAAGTGCCCGCGATTTTGCGAAAGGCGCCCGAAAAATTGTTGGCCATGAGCCAGACCGTTTGTGACACCGACCACCAATCCGAAACGCTGATCAAGTCGAACTATCCCAGTCGATGGCAACCATGGTCGATCGGCGCAACCGTGCCACCAACGGACTCGTGGACCGTCGAACGAAGTGCCGATGGTCTGACGGCCGAAGTGAAGTCCGCGTCCGGTGACGCCAAATGGCTGCGCTACTTCCACCACTTTGCGACGGACGAACAATGGAAAGCCGCCGATGAAGGCAAGTCGCTCGCCGATGCTGACGCGTACGCAAGCGGCGCGATCACCGACTTCTATGCCTATGATTCTTACATTCATGTCCCGGCCGGTTACGTGTATGCCGATCGGCCTTCGGCAGCCGGCGGTGGCGGTTTGGAAAGGACACTCAACGGCGGGTACAGCAACGGCGAATTCAACCGCGACTACGACAGCAGTGCCGGTCCGGAGCAGTTTCGCGGAGTCGCAATCTGGGGCGGCCAAGACAATGGCCGACAACAACTCGGCCGGGATGGTTTGCACTGGGTCGGCGACTTGATCTTCGACGCCGATTTGGAAACGGCCACCGGCACGCAATCCGCAACCATCGAATTGATCGAAGCCGGCGTCAAGTACCAGTGCCAGATCGATTTGAAGTCTGGAAAAGCCACGTTGTCGATCATCGACGCGCTAGCCAGCGATTCGGCGGCGATTCCATTTTCGGATGGCACAACGAATCCTTCGGCCACAACCGGTGTAACCGCCGGATCACGACACGCGATTCGCATGAGCAATTGTGACGACCAAATCGTTCTGTGGATCGATGACAAAGTGGTCTCGTTCGATTCGCCAACGACTTACGACGCACGCAAATTTCGCAACCGCGATGAAGATCGACCGCGATGGACGGCCGCACATCCGCTGGACGCGTCTCCGGTCGGCATTGCCGTCGAAGGCGGCGAGGCAACCGTTCGACACTTGAAACTACGTCGCGACAAGTACTACATCGCCACCAAAGACAGCAGCTTCGGCGGCATCTTTGACTACGACATGAACATGATGTTTCGCTTAGCCAACAACGGCATCGGGCTTGGCGAAATTCAGTCCATTCTAGGATCGCCCAAGCGTTGGGACGATTTTGTCGGATGGCCGACGCGGCGCGAGGTCACGTTCGTACTGGAACAGGACCAGTTCTTTCCGATGGGCGACAACAGCCCCGAGAGCCTGGACGCACGTTGTTGGGCTGGAACCAAGGGCCAGTTCCCGCTGCCTCGTGGCGTGAACGAGGACGCTTGGAAATGGTCGAAAGACTCCTACGTGCCGCGCGACTTGCTGGTCGGCAAAGCACTGGTCGTGTTCTGGCCGCACTCTTGGAATTCGCCCGTACCGTTCACGCCCAATTTCAAACGAATCAAACTGATCCGATAG
- a CDS encoding vitamin B12-dependent ribonucleotide reductase, whose amino-acid sequence MATVLPARTHSSDSNNNLSGDPAIEKVNAEHGVEYARSRFGTHQRTGDHGLKIDTVFCPETGQSPFETVEWELRSAAIKDESGKALFEQTNCEIPARWTQLATNVVVSKYFYGDPTNEGEREKSVRQLIHRVTRTIADWGLADGYFDTPEDGDRFYRELTWLCLHQHGAFNSPVWFNVGLHAQYGVTGSKCNWRWNAAEGHVDQPENSYEYPQGSACFIQSVEDNMEDIMQLAFSEAMLFKFGSGTGTDLSTIRSQRERMSGGGTPSGPLSFMKVYDSIAGVVKSGGKTRRAAKMQSLKVWHPDVLEFIECKWNEERKAHALIREGYESNFNGEAYSSVCFQNANLSVRLTDEYMDAVRAGQSFQTRWVSNKAKGTPPSYDAKELLNKMAECAWHCGDPGVQYDTTINNWHTCPNSGAINASNPCSEYMFLDDTACNLSSINLMKFVSPDGSFHTERFRAASRLFFIAQEILVDHASYPTKPIAENSHRYRPLGLGYSNLGSVIMTSGLAYDSDAARGVCGSLTAMLHGEANRTSAELASVVGPFDGYSNNEKPMLNVMRMHREACDQINDDGPAELKEAARKLWDDVLEIGEKFGFRNAQATVLAPTGTISFMMDCDTTGIEPDIALVKYKQLAGGGMLKIVNRTVQLALENLGYSSDQIEVILAYIDTNDTIEGAPEIAPEHLSVFDCAFQPANGIRSIRWQAHVTMMAAAQPFLSGAISKTVNMPNDVTPADIANAYFWGWELGLKAIAIYRDGSKQSQPLNTKSEEGKAADAAAKVVTETVEKIVYKPRRERLPDTRQSVTHKFTIAGHEGYLCVGLYPDGRPGEIFITMAKEGSTIGGIMDSFGTALSIALQYGVPLEVLVNKFSHTRFEPMGHTSNKDIRIAKSVVDYIARWLGLTFMSGHDNMPVVEATNSGNDAAGSPSGVNTSSVMEGLREDAGAAVALAERATLMAAMGEGSSSNGNGHANGHSNGSAKTEDSMGGQGDQFARFQIDAPSCDNCGSITVRNGNCYLCHNCGNSMGCS is encoded by the coding sequence ATGGCGACCGTTCTCCCTGCACGCACCCACTCGTCAGACAGCAACAACAATCTTTCGGGCGACCCGGCGATTGAAAAGGTCAATGCCGAACACGGCGTCGAGTACGCTCGATCGCGATTCGGAACCCACCAGCGCACCGGCGACCACGGATTGAAGATCGATACCGTGTTTTGTCCCGAAACCGGCCAATCACCTTTCGAGACCGTCGAGTGGGAACTGCGAAGCGCAGCGATCAAAGACGAGAGCGGCAAGGCACTATTCGAGCAAACCAATTGTGAAATCCCAGCCCGTTGGACTCAATTGGCGACCAACGTCGTCGTGTCAAAGTACTTTTACGGCGACCCGACCAACGAAGGCGAACGCGAAAAGAGTGTTCGCCAATTGATCCACCGCGTCACGCGTACGATCGCGGACTGGGGCTTGGCGGATGGCTATTTTGACACCCCCGAAGACGGCGACCGTTTCTATCGCGAACTGACGTGGTTGTGCCTGCATCAACACGGCGCTTTCAACAGCCCCGTTTGGTTCAACGTTGGTCTGCATGCCCAATACGGCGTGACGGGTTCGAAATGCAATTGGCGTTGGAACGCGGCCGAGGGTCACGTCGACCAACCGGAAAACTCGTACGAGTATCCACAGGGTTCGGCGTGCTTCATCCAAAGCGTCGAAGACAACATGGAAGACATCATGCAGCTGGCGTTCAGCGAAGCGATGTTATTCAAGTTCGGCAGCGGCACGGGCACCGACCTGTCGACGATCCGAAGTCAACGCGAACGCATGTCGGGCGGTGGGACGCCATCAGGCCCTTTGTCGTTCATGAAGGTCTACGACTCGATCGCCGGTGTTGTGAAGAGCGGCGGCAAGACTCGCCGCGCCGCCAAGATGCAATCGCTGAAGGTCTGGCACCCCGACGTTTTGGAATTCATCGAGTGCAAGTGGAACGAAGAAAGGAAGGCGCACGCGCTGATTCGTGAAGGCTACGAGTCGAACTTCAACGGCGAAGCCTACAGCAGCGTTTGTTTCCAAAACGCAAACTTGTCCGTTCGCTTGACCGACGAATACATGGACGCGGTCCGCGCCGGTCAATCGTTCCAAACGCGCTGGGTTTCGAACAAGGCCAAGGGCACGCCGCCGTCGTACGACGCGAAAGAACTTCTCAACAAGATGGCCGAGTGTGCGTGGCACTGTGGCGACCCGGGTGTGCAATACGACACGACCATCAACAACTGGCACACGTGCCCCAACAGCGGCGCGATCAACGCGTCGAACCCGTGCAGCGAATACATGTTCCTGGACGACACGGCATGCAATCTGTCCAGCATCAACTTGATGAAGTTCGTTTCGCCGGACGGTTCGTTCCACACCGAACGCTTTCGCGCCGCTTCACGATTGTTCTTCATCGCTCAGGAGATCCTGGTCGACCACGCTAGCTATCCGACCAAGCCGATCGCCGAAAACAGCCATCGTTATCGGCCGCTAGGACTGGGTTATTCGAACCTGGGCAGCGTCATCATGACCAGCGGCTTGGCGTACGACTCGGACGCCGCTCGTGGTGTTTGCGGATCGTTGACGGCAATGCTGCACGGCGAAGCGAACCGCACCAGTGCGGAATTGGCTTCGGTCGTCGGACCGTTCGACGGCTATTCGAACAACGAAAAGCCGATGTTGAACGTGATGCGAATGCACCGCGAGGCTTGCGACCAAATCAACGACGACGGCCCCGCCGAGTTGAAGGAAGCAGCTCGCAAGTTGTGGGACGACGTTTTGGAAATCGGCGAAAAGTTCGGCTTCCGCAACGCTCAGGCAACAGTACTGGCACCGACGGGCACCATCAGCTTCATGATGGATTGCGACACAACAGGCATCGAACCCGACATCGCATTGGTCAAGTACAAGCAACTTGCCGGCGGCGGGATGCTAAAGATCGTTAATCGTACCGTCCAATTGGCACTCGAAAACCTCGGCTATTCGTCGGATCAAATCGAAGTCATCCTGGCTTACATCGACACCAACGACACGATCGAAGGCGCACCAGAGATTGCACCGGAACACTTGTCGGTGTTCGATTGTGCGTTCCAACCGGCCAACGGCATTCGCAGCATCCGGTGGCAGGCGCACGTCACGATGATGGCGGCGGCCCAGCCGTTTTTGTCGGGTGCAATCAGCAAGACGGTCAACATGCCCAACGACGTGACGCCGGCGGACATCGCCAACGCGTACTTCTGGGGTTGGGAATTGGGATTGAAGGCGATCGCGATCTATCGCGACGGCAGCAAGCAATCGCAACCGCTGAACACCAAGAGCGAGGAAGGCAAGGCGGCCGACGCGGCGGCAAAGGTCGTTACCGAAACCGTCGAAAAGATCGTTTACAAGCCTCGTCGCGAACGACTGCCCGACACACGTCAAAGTGTGACGCATAAGTTCACGATCGCCGGTCACGAAGGTTACCTTTGCGTCGGTCTGTACCCCGATGGTCGCCCGGGTGAAATCTTCATCACGATGGCCAAAGAAGGGTCGACGATCGGCGGCATCATGGACAGCTTCGGAACCGCGTTGTCGATCGCACTTCAATACGGCGTGCCGTTGGAAGTGTTGGTCAACAAGTTCAGCCACACGCGTTTCGAGCCGATGGGCCACACGTCCAACAAGGACATCCGAATCGCCAAGAGCGTCGTCGACTACATCGCTCGCTGGTTGGGGCTGACGTTCATGAGCGGTCATGACAACATGCCCGTCGTCGAGGCGACCAACAGCGGTAACGACGCCGCAGGCAGTCCCTCGGGCGTCAACACCAGCTCGGTCATGGAAGGACTCCGCGAGGACGCCGGTGCGGCAGTCGCCCTAGCCGAACGTGCGACCCTGATGGCTGCGATGGGCGAAGGATCCTCCAGCAACGGAAACGGCCACGCCAATGGCCATTCCAACGGCTCGGCGAAAACCGAGGATTCGATGGGCGGACAGGGCGACCAGTTCGCTCGCTTCCAGATCGACGCCCCCAGCTGTGACAACTGCGGCAGCATCACCGTCCGCAACGGCAACTGCTATCTGTGTCACAACTGTGGCAACAGCATGGGTTGCAGCTAG
- a CDS encoding DUF2780 domain-containing protein gives MDELIAQLTSKLGIDESVANAATGKAMALVKQHAGDELFGKIASAIPGAVESAATGASDAGSDAASGGAGMLGKLAGMASSALGGSAGGGLELGAALTGAGLEPDKMGGFVSMIVGFLKEKAGAEVMDQVMAKFPMLKTLLG, from the coding sequence ATGGATGAGTTAATTGCGCAACTGACCAGCAAGCTTGGAATCGATGAATCGGTTGCAAACGCAGCAACAGGAAAAGCGATGGCGTTGGTAAAGCAGCACGCTGGCGACGAACTGTTTGGCAAGATCGCTTCGGCGATCCCCGGTGCAGTCGAATCCGCAGCAACGGGCGCCTCGGACGCCGGTTCAGACGCGGCCAGTGGCGGCGCAGGCATGCTTGGCAAATTGGCGGGCATGGCATCGAGTGCCCTCGGCGGATCGGCCGGCGGCGGATTGGAATTGGGCGCCGCTCTGACCGGTGCAGGTCTTGAGCCGGACAAGATGGGCGGATTCGTTTCCATGATTGTCGGGTTCTTAAAAGAGAAGGCCGGCGCCGAGGTGATGGACCAGGTCATGGCCAAGTTCCCGATGCTGAAGACCCTGTTGGGCTAA